The Candidatus Marinarcus aquaticus genome contains the following window.
CATTCCAACGTATATTCCTGTTGCAAAACCTGCTGAATATGAAAGGGCAAGATGCCATTGATCAAGGTTTTTGAAAACTTGACCAGCAGCTATTAACCAAATGATGATTTCAAAAAAACCAATTAAAGATGCAAGTAGTTTATATCCACGAAATATAACGATAGTACGAAATGTTCCTAAAGATACATCGGCAACTCTGGCTAAAAAGATAAATAGCGCTAATATATAGGGATATTCAATTATAAATTCAGGCATTTACATTTTTAAATGTGTTCATATCTAAATTTCCTTTTATGAAAAATTTCATAAATATGACTTGTGGACGAATTTTTAGTTTCGAAGATGGGTCTGTTTATTCTGTTTTGCTCTGTTTCAGATGTATAGAATTAATTGTATACACCTAACGGGGTATCAAACCTAAGAAGCGAGTTTTGAGTAGTACAATACGCGTTTATGGCTTGAGTTTATCTGAATTTAAAAATTAAATCAACTTATGTAAAAGATTAATTCAATTTTCTCATTAGCATACTCAACTATTTTCTAAAGGATTTTTTATAAAAGGTTTTTAAAGAAGAAATTATAAAACACAATGATTTTTTAATTCTTTTCTGATACGACTCAAATGAGTAGGTGAGATACCTAAATATGATGCTATGTAGTACTTAGGAATTCTTTTTATAATATTTTTAAATTCTTTATTAAATTTTTCATATCTTTGTTTAGCATTATCAAGAACAAGCGAAGAACTTATGTCATCTCTTTCTAATACCCAATGTTTTTCTAAATAAAAAATATGGAAAAATTTTAAATCATCATATTTCTCTAAAAGTTTTCTATATTTATCATGTTTAATATCTATAACTATTGAATCTTCTATTGCTTGAACTACTGCATTTATGGGTTTTTTATATAATAGTGCAACCATTGGTCCATAAAATTTAGTTTCCCAGAAAAATTTTTTTGTATATTCTTCTGCTTTTTCATTAAATGAAAATGTTCTAAATAAACCTTTATATACATAAGAAAAAGCATCTACTTTATCATAAAGTTCAAAGGCATATTCATTTTTCTTTATTTCTTTTATTGTGCATATACTTTTAAACTCTTCCCACGTTTTTTCAGAAAGTGGATAATAAGAATCTAAAGTTTTTTTAAGTGAGTTAAATATTTGTTCTGTACTTGTATTCATAAATCATCTTTAATATTTTAGAAAGAATATTACAAATTTATTAAAAAATCAACATAGGTATACGAGAAAAATTAATATTTTTGATAATCTGTATCAAAAAAGGATATTTTATGTCAAAAACATTATATGCACACATTTTAATTTTACTTGCAACGTTTATATCAGGAGGATCATTTTTAGTATCTCAAAAGTTATCAGGAGTAATTAATCCTATTTCAATTAATTTATTAAGATTTTTAATAGCAACAGTAACTCTGCTTCCTTTTATATTTTTAAAAAAAGAGTATAGAGTAAAACTTATTTCAACTTTTAAAAGAGCATTTATAATTAGTTTCTTTTACACATCATTTTTAATAGGAATGTTTATCTCTTTAGAATATACAACGGCTTTAAACACCGGAGCAATATTTACCCTTGTACCTTTACTTACGGCATTATTATCAATGATATTTTTTAAACAAAAAATTCCCAAAAAACAATATATAGTATATCTCTTTGGAATTATTGGAACTTGTATTGTGGTATTTAAAGCAAGTTTACAACTTCTTTTATCACTTACTTTAAATAAAGGAGATATATTTTTTCTTATTTCTATTTTATTTATATCTATGTATTCAATTTGTGCAAAATATTTTTATAAAGAAGATGATGAGTTATTTGTTTTAGTTTTTATGACATTAGTTGGTGGTTGCATTTGGATGTCATTTGCTTTAATTATATTCAACATACCTCTACAATGGGATAGAATCAATGCAAATGATTTTGTTTCTTTGGGATATCTTAGTATACCTGCAACGTTGGTTACTGCTTATTTATATCAAAAGTGTACTGTGATTTTAGGACCTAAGAAAATCATGGCTTATACTTATTTAACTCCTGCTTCTATTGCGATACTTATGTTTGTTGTGTCATCACAAGTTCTAAGTTATTGGGTAATTATAGGTATATTGATATCTACTTTTTCTACAGTAATGTTATTACGAAAAAGTTAAAAGAATTTTAATGGAGCAATTTAAACTATAGTTTTTTCAATAAAAGTGTTAATACTCCCAGCTCTTAAACTTTTCGTCACTCTCTTTCATGTCTTCATAAAGCCAGACCATTCGGTCTAAAAACCAACTTTTACTCAAATACGTTAATGCAATACCCAATAAAGCAGCCCAAACCGAGTAGTAGATGATGGCATAAATGCAAAT
Protein-coding sequences here:
- a CDS encoding DMT family transporter, with product MSKTLYAHILILLATFISGGSFLVSQKLSGVINPISINLLRFLIATVTLLPFIFLKKEYRVKLISTFKRAFIISFFYTSFLIGMFISLEYTTALNTGAIFTLVPLLTALLSMIFFKQKIPKKQYIVYLFGIIGTCIVVFKASLQLLLSLTLNKGDIFFLISILFISMYSICAKYFYKEDDELFVLVFMTLVGGCIWMSFALIIFNIPLQWDRINANDFVSLGYLSIPATLVTAYLYQKCTVILGPKKIMAYTYLTPASIAILMFVVSSQVLSYWVIIGILISTFSTVMLLRKS
- a CDS encoding Crp/Fnr family transcriptional regulator — protein: MNTSTEQIFNSLKKTLDSYYPLSEKTWEEFKSICTIKEIKKNEYAFELYDKVDAFSYVYKGLFRTFSFNEKAEEYTKKFFWETKFYGPMVALLYKKPINAVVQAIEDSIVIDIKHDKYRKLLEKYDDLKFFHIFYLEKHWVLERDDISSSLVLDNAKQRYEKFNKEFKNIIKRIPKYYIASYLGISPTHLSRIRKELKNHCVL
- a CDS encoding DUF2179 domain-containing protein, encoding MPEFIIEYPYILALFIFLARVADVSLGTFRTIVIFRGYKLLASLIGFFEIIIWLIAAGQVFKNLDQWHLALSYSAGFATGIYVGMWIENRFAIGNELIRCISFNRDILAKKIRDEGF